The Thermosinus carboxydivorans Nor1 sequence AACGCACACGTTCTTCTTCACGGACTTTAATGACCATGGCATCTACCATGACAAACGGGTATTTTTGATCCTTTAATGGACGTTCATTCCAAGCGTGCACAATTGGATCTAGGCGCTTACAAAGGTCTGATACGGTCGACTTGGAAAACTCGCTGCCACAAAGTTCTTCTGTGATTTGCGCCACCTTACGGGTCGACACACCGTTTACGACCATTTCCATCAAAGTCAGCACTAATGCTTGCTCACTACGTTGATAGCGGGCAAACATCTCGGTTGAGAACTTACCGTCACGAAACCGTGGTACTTTTAGGGTGATCGTGCCAACACGGGTGGTAAGTCGATGAGGGTACACTCCATTACGATAACCTTGACGCTCGTCTGTACGCTCGTAGCGCTCAGCACGCAATTGTTCTGTGGCTTGTGCTTGTAAAATCTGGTTCAATACCTCCTCCAAAAAAGACGCCATTGCCGCATCTTTTGCATTGCTTAAAAAAAGTTGATGCAAAATTTTCGAATCAATGTTAATCTGGTATTGAGCCATTTCAAAATCACCTCTCGTTGAATGTTGTTGCCGCTTCATTCTAACTGAGGATTTTGAATTGGCTCTTCTTTTGTTAATTCCTTTTTACACAATTATACGGACTCTACTCCACTTACCGCCAATGGATCGAGCCGAAACACAAGAGTATATACTACATCACCTGAAAAATAGCGGGAGCAACCGGCGCGATCTTTACCGACTCCGCCATTGATGTGGTAAATGAGTATTCCGGCGGCATAGCCAGAAAAGTGAACAATGTATGCCAGGCAAGCCTGCTTCATGCCGCCTTGGGGCAAAAACGGCTAATCGACGACCATATGATAAAAGTGGTCATCGAAAATGAGTTTGTGGTTTGAACTATATTGTTTGGCCGAACCATGTGGTTCGGCCAAACAAAGTGAGCCAAACTTGCGGTCACTTATTTTGAGCAGGGTAGGGTCAATTAGTGTAAGCAGCAACAGTAGTAATTTTGCTTTTTTCCAGTATTTTCATCATAATGGCTGGTATAATTATTGCCGAACATGAAGGTTAATTATACAAATTAGGAACTTGATCGCGTTAACCGAGGATATTTTGTTATTTGTGTGTCATATAGTAGGAAACAGCTTAATATAAAAGCGTCTACTGCAACAACCAAAGTTGTATGCCCTTTTCGATTGCTAAACTTAAGCTTTCGAATAGCAAACAAAACTTAATTTTGAGTTTTTTGAAGGACTTATTGGAAGAATATAGAAAAATGATGTCTGAACGATTGTTTATATAGAAAGGATGTTATTTAATTATGAAAGCAAAAGTCTTACTTATTATATTTCTCCTAATGCTCCCGGCGACTATTTGTTTAGCTTGGAAATATACACCCTATAGTACTGGTATAGTAGTTGATAAAAATATGATCGTACTAGCGGTAAATGTAGGCGGGCCAGCTTACAACTCAGGCGTTAGACCTGGTGATATCATTTTGAGTGTTTCTGATGGTGGAACTAGTATATCTTCTCTGGCAGCACGTGAATCTCTGTACGCGAGTGAAACTAGACCGATTGTTGTAAATTATAAGCGTAATGAAACTCAGTTAAGTACTACAATAATTCCAACGAAATTATTAGATACTGCGGTAAAAACCACGTATTTAGTTATTGGTAATGCTCAGGATAATTACGATCGACTCGTAAAATCTCTTACATTTCATCCAAATATTTCAGCACTGTTTCCTATACAAAGTATGGATAATAACCTTAAAATGGTTCGAACATATAGCTCAGTTGCAAGGAAAACCGTTAATGAGATGCCAATTTATTTAATAGCACCAGGTGGTAGTGGGTTTGGCTTTACGGCATTAGAAACTATAGGCAATTTTGCATTAATTGATTCTAAGGATGGACAATGGAGTATTTTAAAGGTTAATCTTAGTTTTCGAGCAGAATTTGCGCATTTGTTCGGTCAGTCGTGGGAGAATTTCACTTCTTCAGGAGTACTTGAACGGAAATTAATTGAATGTATGTTTGATAATATATAGGTAGCCTGCTGCGTCTCCATTTAAACTTATTGCGTATTTAAATTTGAGGGATTTTCATAATTCCCTATAATGCGCCCCATTAGGTGAGGCAAAAAAAGAAAAACTAAGGTTGATTGTAAAATGAAATTGAACACTTAAGAAAAAAGTCCATGGTGACTTTTCCTCATATGGTAAAATGGAGTTCTCCAATGAGGAGGCAATCACTATGGCGGATAAACCCCTTAATTTTGGAGTCTTGTCTTAAAATGCTCACTATCTCACAGACACACGTGTTTTTTCACGCTTTCGCTTGTGCGAGTATAGCCCATGCTGGTCATATGTCAAGGCACGCTTCGCTCTGCTAATAGCAGGCCTTGACATCATGACTGCGCGTAAGCTTTAGTACCATTAGCGAAAGCTTGTTAAACCTTAACTATGAGGGCTTTCGCCGGCAACCAAGGAGTTGAACTTGGCAGGTGACATATAGCGCAGGCTACTATGAAGCCGCCGATTGGTGTAAAAATCAATGTATTCAGCTACTACCTTAACTGCTTCCTGGTAGCTTTCAAACTCATGCCGCGATAGGCATTCGTCTTCAAGCAAGCGATGGAAAGCCTCAATATGGGCATTCATGTTGGGTGTCTTGGGTGGTATGCGCTCATGTTCGATGTTTAGAGCATCACATGCTTCTTCAAATGCATGGCACATAAATTGTGGACCATTATCGGTCCGAATAACCGGACGCATATCCGTTTGCAGCAATTTACGCCTAAACAGCTACCGTTTGAGCAAGTTCGCGGCATGTATGCCTTCGCACGTCAAACCAATATGGTAGTCTATGATCATTCGATCATAAATATCGATTATGCACATTATGAAGAAAAAACGATCTTCGCCGGCAATGTAGCCGTATTTTATATTAACTTCCCATAGTTCGTTGATTTTACTGATAATCCGATTACGGGCCAGACGGCGGATATGACGAATTTGTCTAATACGCTGTAGTCGTAAAATATCTAGTTCTTTGCAGAGCCGGTATACCTTTTTCTTGTTGATGATTAACTTGTGTTCTTGCGTCAGGCATTCGGCAAGCTTGCGATAGCCATAAACACTTTCTTCGCCCGAAATTAGTTCGAGCAGCCATTCTTTAATTTGTTCATCGCATATTCTCTCGCCAAGTATATTATACGAATAATCCGGGACTGGCCGACCGCTGCGTATTACTATCGGTACAGTTTGCGCTTTTGTTTGTTCTGTTTCTATAGATTGTTGTTTTTTCGCCGCTCGTAATAAGTTGACTCGTTGATGCCGATAATGCGCAGCACTTGGGCTACAGGATACCCCCGGCATATCCACTTATCGGCAACGGCTATTTTGTCCGATAGCCGTATGTTGTCTTTTTCAAAAGATCACGTAATATTGCAATTTCGAGATCTTTATCGCCCAAAATGCGTTTAAGCCGTTCGTTTTCAGTCTCAAGTTGCCTAAATTCTTGAGGAGTCGGAACATACGAGCTGGTTTTCTTGGCGCTAGGATCCGTGTTTTCCCAGTCTTTGTGTTTGGCCCGATTTAACCAGTTATAAACAGTTTTAGGGCTAATTTCATGTTTTCTGGCAACTTGGGCTACATCGGCACCTTGTTTGATTTCTTCAATTACCATTTCTTTGAATTCTTTAGTATACCGAGTCGATCTCATGTCTCGTCTCTCCCCTCATGTTTTCATTTTATCCTATTTTGAGACGAGACTCCAATTGGATTAGGGGGCTAAATAGGAGGGGGTGAATGGTGCTAGCTTTTACTACCATCATAAACGCTGGGGTTCTACGAAATCAAATATGATTTAAGTTAGCAGAACTAGATATTATGTTGGAGGGATGAATATGATAACGAAGCCGATTTTAGAGCTTTTTTATGATGCGGCTCATATACAACGTTGGAATGATCATATTAGACCTCAAGGTTTTACCGAACTAGACAAACAAGCTCAAAAGATGATAACGGCATATGTTATTGCAAAATATGAAGAAACCGATAAAGGTGCTTCAATTGATTGGGTAAAATTAATTGAAGGAGGTATTTTTGAGTTTTTACATAGGATAGTTCTTACAGACATCAAACCACCAATTTTCCATAAACTAATGAGCGAACATGGAAAAGATCTAAATAGATGGGTACTAGGTCAACTGAAAAATAAGATTGAACAAGTAAAAGGTGATTTTTATTATAAATTTGAAGAATACCTTAATAACCCTGATTATAGTGTTTTGGAAAAAAAGATTCTTAAAGCATCTCATTATTTAGCGACGAATTGGGAATTTCAAATAATATATAACTTAAATTCAAATGTATTTGGAATTAACGAAACCAAAGAAAAGATAGAAAATGAAATAGAAGAGCATTATCATTTGGTAGGTGTGCAGAAAATAGGACTTGGTAAAAAAACAAAAAACTTTTTGGATTTGGTATCTCAACTTCGTTTTCAAAAAAGGTGGGCACATTCGCCAAGATTACCGGAAACATCTGTAATGGGACATATGTTAATAGTTGCAATGATTTCTTATTTATGTTCTATAGAACTTTGCGCTTGTAAGACAAGAATACGTAATAATTACTTTGCGGGTTTGTTTCACGACTTGCCTGAAGTTTTAACGAGAGACATTATTTCTCCTGTTAAAAAGTCCGTTCAGGGGCTTGAAGAACTCGTAAAAAAAATAGAAAATGCACAATTAGAAGAGAAAATTTTTCCCTTATTACCTTTATCATGGCACGAAGAAATTAAATATTATGTCGAAGATGAATTTGAAAGTAAGATTGTTGAAAATGGAACTAAAAAAATCGTTACTTCAGATGAAATTAATAAGAACTATAACAAAGATGAATTTAAACCTTTAGATGGAGAGATTATAAAGGCTTGTGATCATTTATCTGCGTATATTGAAGCCTCATTATCAATTTCACATGGTATTACCTCACATCATTTAAGAGAAGCTGTTGATGAGTTGTATAAAAAATATGCCGATCGAAATATAGCAAGCATAAATTTTGGACAACTATTTGAATATTTTAAACCAAATAACTGAGGCGGAGTGTAGTGCCCCCATTGTCAAGACACTTTAAAGTTAACTCATGTCTTACATTTAACAAAGATCGTATAGGCCTGCTAGAGTGGCATTATATCCCACTCCTCCAAGCCGTCAAAGGTTTGCTACGCGGGCGAAGCTGCTTTTGACAACTTGTCGTCGCGGGATGTCAATTAAGGCAAGGCAGGGCTGGCTAGAAATTCCTGAATAGTATCTATCGGGCGCTTACCTCTATTGCGGTAGCCAAGATGGGGGCGCTTGATTTTGACAGAGTAAAAGTTGTCCACTTTGCTAATGGAATGTGTTGACCACCCCAATCTAAATTATAAATTTTCCTTACAATTGATTAAACCATATTTCGTTATGTAAGACCGGTCAAGGGCGTGCCACGCACGGACTTTAGCCTTTACCATTTACCAGTCTTATGTAACGAAATAAAATGACTAAATGGGGAAGGAAAAATTTGGTGGTAAAATTCACTATTAGCAATGGTAAACAAAATGGTCAATATTAGCAGTACTAGTTTCTAAAATCTAACTGAGGATTATTTTACACATAAATTAGGACTTGATCGGACTTGGTCGCTGTTAACACTACTATCCATAACAATACAAACTTGTTAATGGCATATCTTAGCGGTTTAATTTTGTCAACCACATTTCATGGTTTAAACTGTTATGCAGGCAGTATTAATAACCCCAAAAACAGGCTAATATTTGGCTTACAAGGCAGGGTTATTTTGTGGCTGGTATGAGTGGCGATGCTAACAAGAAAGGGTACTGGCAGTATAGGGTCGTATCGCGGCTTAGTATGGCAGCTTAAGTTGGTTGCTTCCTGATTTTTAGGGATAGTCCAAGTTAGAACATCCTTATTTTGTCTAGGTTTTTGTAACAGCTTAGATTAGGCCATAGTTTACACTATGGCAAAGTTATGGCAATAAGTCCGACAAGAGTAAGAGATAAGGGACAACTGTCCCTTATATGGCTTGGAGGCCTTATATTTGCTGGTCATAACGACATGTAAACTGTCCCTTATTTTGTCCCTTATTGATTGCAAATGTCCCTTATTGTTTGCCAACGTCTGCAAAGCAAAATACCGTCTAAGCCAGTAAAATCAAGAATTTATTAATTAACATAAATGTTTACAAATGGTCTGAAGCCGCCTTCTAAGCGGTTGGTCGCACGTTCGAATCGTGCCAGGCGCGCCAGTAAAATAAAAGCTTTCCGGGGCATGTGTCCCGGATTTTTTGTTGTCAGGCAGGCAATTAGGCAGGCAATATTTATTTTTATTCTAAATTGCAGTGCCAAAAAGCGTAAGGAACTGCAGCATGAATTAATGCGGCTGCATGT is a genomic window containing:
- a CDS encoding transposase: MRSTRYTKEFKEMVIEEIKQGADVAQVARKHEISPKTVYNWLNRAKHKDWENTDPSAKKTSSYVPTPQEFRQLETENERLKRILGDKDLEIAILRDLLKKTTYGYRTK
- a CDS encoding IS3 family transposase, giving the protein MPGVSCSPSAAHYRHQRVNLLRAAKKQQSIETEQTKAQTVPIVIRSGRPVPDYSYNILGERICDEQIKEWLLELISGEESVYGYRKLAECLTQEHKLIINKKKVYRLCKELDILRLQRIRQIRHIRRLARNRIISKINELWEVNIKYGYIAGEDRFFFIMCIIDIYDRMIIDYHIGLTCEGIHAANLLKR
- a CDS encoding HD domain-containing protein; translated protein: MITKPILELFYDAAHIQRWNDHIRPQGFTELDKQAQKMITAYVIAKYEETDKGASIDWVKLIEGGIFEFLHRIVLTDIKPPIFHKLMSEHGKDLNRWVLGQLKNKIEQVKGDFYYKFEEYLNNPDYSVLEKKILKASHYLATNWEFQIIYNLNSNVFGINETKEKIENEIEEHYHLVGVQKIGLGKKTKNFLDLVSQLRFQKRWAHSPRLPETSVMGHMLIVAMISYLCSIELCACKTRIRNNYFAGLFHDLPEVLTRDIISPVKKSVQGLEELVKKIENAQLEEKIFPLLPLSWHEEIKYYVEDEFESKIVENGTKKIVTSDEINKNYNKDEFKPLDGEIIKACDHLSAYIEASLSISHGITSHHLREAVDELYKKYADRNIASINFGQLFEYFKPNN
- a CDS encoding integrase core domain-containing protein produces the protein MCHAFEEACDALNIEHERIPPKTPNMNAHIEAFHRLLEDECLSRHEFESYQEAVKVVAEYIDFYTNRRLHSSLRYMSPAKFNSLVAGESPHS
- a CDS encoding IS256 family transposase, giving the protein MAQYQINIDSKILHQLFLSNAKDAAMASFLEEVLNQILQAQATEQLRAERYERTDERQGYRNGVYPHRLTTRVGTITLKVPRFRDGKFSTEMFARYQRSEQALVLTLMEMVVNGVSTRKVAQITEELCGSEFSKSTVSDLCKRLDPIVHAWNERPLKDQKYPFVMVDAMVIKVREEERVR